A genomic segment from Desulfonatronum lacustre DSM 10312 encodes:
- the rlmN gene encoding 23S rRNA (adenine(2503)-C(2))-methyltransferase RlmN translates to MKLNLLDFTYSELEQFCSGLGEAPFRARQLWQWLWQKRERDFGRMTNISKELRERLGQTADVLWPEVVHVQASRDGTTKFLLALADGQHIETVLIPEKDHFTLCLSTQVGCALGCTFCATGRMGLVRNLTMAEILGQILVAREHVAGLTQGQTQGQTQDQTPDQTQELATGQILGQTQGLALRNLVFMGMGEPLLNWENLRRALESLHHPLGLDFSKRRITVSTVGVPGMLSEFGASGLASLAVSLHAPTQDLRARIMPRAARFVLDDLIAELAAYPLQPRQKITIEYVLLGGVNDDLGHARELVRLLNKVKAKVNLIPFHPSSELPYAAPDMNRVLAFENLLKSKGLPATLRKSKGQDISAACGQLRADVAALE, encoded by the coding sequence TTGAAACTCAATCTTCTCGACTTCACGTACTCCGAACTTGAACAGTTTTGTTCCGGTTTGGGAGAGGCTCCGTTTCGGGCGCGGCAGCTTTGGCAGTGGCTGTGGCAGAAGCGGGAGCGGGATTTTGGTCGGATGACCAATATCTCCAAGGAACTGCGTGAGCGTCTTGGCCAGACGGCGGACGTGCTTTGGCCGGAGGTGGTTCACGTCCAAGCCAGCAGGGATGGGACGACCAAGTTTTTGCTGGCCCTGGCGGATGGCCAACACATTGAAACCGTCCTGATCCCGGAGAAGGACCACTTCACTTTGTGTCTCTCCACCCAGGTCGGTTGCGCATTGGGCTGTACCTTTTGCGCCACCGGCCGGATGGGATTGGTCCGCAACCTGACCATGGCGGAAATCCTGGGCCAGATCCTCGTGGCCCGGGAGCATGTCGCCGGGCTGACCCAGGGCCAGACCCAGGGCCAGACCCAGGACCAGACCCCGGACCAGACCCAGGAATTGGCCACAGGCCAGATCCTGGGCCAGACCCAGGGCTTGGCGCTGCGCAATCTCGTGTTCATGGGCATGGGCGAGCCGCTGCTGAACTGGGAGAATCTGCGTCGGGCTCTGGAATCGCTGCATCATCCCCTGGGGCTGGATTTTTCCAAGCGGCGGATTACCGTGTCCACGGTGGGGGTGCCGGGCATGCTTTCGGAGTTTGGGGCCTCTGGGCTGGCTTCCCTGGCCGTGTCCCTGCATGCTCCGACCCAGGATCTGCGGGCCCGGATCATGCCCAGGGCCGCGCGGTTTGTCCTGGACGACCTGATTGCCGAGCTGGCGGCTTACCCGCTGCAACCCAGACAGAAAATCACCATTGAGTACGTCCTGCTGGGAGGGGTGAACGACGACCTGGGCCATGCTCGGGAACTGGTTCGGCTGCTGAACAAGGTCAAGGCCAAGGTCAATCTGATCCCCTTTCATCCCTCGTCGGAACTGCCCTACGCCGCCCCGGACATGAATCGTGTCCTGGCCTTCGAAAACCTCCTCAAATCCAAGGGCCTCCCCGCAACCTTGCGTAAAAGCAAGGGGCAAGATA
- a CDS encoding DUF2283 domain-containing protein, translating to MQAKYFPDTDTLLLIFSSSEIVESYDLNENTLVEIDAVGNIVSMTVEHAKQQTNVNEFSFQLAPVH from the coding sequence ATGCAGGCGAAATACTTTCCGGATACGGACACCCTGCTGTTGATTTTCAGCAGTAGTGAAATCGTGGAATCTTATGATCTCAATGAAAATACTTTGGTTGAAATCGACGCAGTGGGCAATATCGTCAGCATGACGGTGGAACATGCCAAGCAGCAAACCAATGTGAACGAGTTTTCCTTTCAGCTGGCTCCTGTCCATTGA
- a CDS encoding HD domain-containing protein, producing the protein MAQPLKDAVGICKTIMRNGFDAYVINARLQEKILEGEAEREIDISTDADFEDLNKLFPLFEPGTTPDVTGTLKEGDVLIRVYPADVEDGSYPEECVARFTPGMIKALEKTEGGLPLQLACPYMPKAKELYDGFADIGVGEIRFQGIPDETLKQNYLRGVRALRFAANFHLPIEPNSWMTIVRSARRILDYVSVSDIMDEWRKVEAENMWHFVKLLYESTILHGLIPEIAALSRVKQIKNPEEGEEVVLDHTIELMRRYPEELPYDWYGTMGCLFHDVGKLYTAEYVGGQWTFYQHHRVGAKVARKILNRLRFSPEEIDKICHLVRNHMRFHFMLTDKGIRRFTAVDDYPRLIEIARADVKARNGAYKEFNHNMKMLERAEIPEEALEPLLNGHEIMDFAEIKPGPAVGVIREALLQAQISGEVTSVPEAVEFVRNYREKEKLQ; encoded by the coding sequence ATGGCGCAACCACTGAAAGATGCCGTTGGCATCTGCAAAACCATCATGCGCAACGGGTTTGACGCCTACGTGATCAATGCCCGGTTGCAGGAAAAGATACTGGAAGGCGAGGCGGAACGGGAGATCGACATCAGCACGGACGCGGACTTCGAGGATCTGAATAAGCTGTTCCCTCTTTTCGAACCCGGTACGACCCCGGACGTCACCGGAACCTTGAAGGAGGGCGACGTCCTGATCCGTGTTTATCCCGCGGATGTCGAGGACGGGTCCTATCCCGAAGAATGCGTGGCCCGGTTCACTCCGGGGATGATCAAGGCCCTGGAGAAGACCGAGGGCGGCCTGCCGCTGCAATTGGCCTGTCCGTACATGCCCAAGGCCAAGGAGCTGTATGACGGCTTCGCGGACATCGGAGTCGGTGAAATCCGGTTCCAGGGCATCCCGGACGAGACGCTGAAACAGAACTATCTGCGCGGCGTGCGCGCGTTGCGCTTCGCGGCCAACTTTCATCTACCCATTGAGCCCAACTCCTGGATGACCATCGTCCGGTCCGCCCGACGCATTCTGGACTATGTTTCGGTTTCGGACATCATGGACGAGTGGCGCAAGGTGGAAGCGGAGAACATGTGGCACTTCGTGAAGCTGCTCTACGAAAGCACCATCCTGCACGGCCTGATTCCGGAAATCGCGGCCTTGAGCCGGGTCAAGCAGATCAAGAATCCGGAGGAGGGCGAGGAAGTCGTTCTGGATCACACCATTGAACTGATGCGCCGATACCCGGAAGAGTTGCCCTACGACTGGTATGGAACCATGGGGTGCTTGTTTCACGACGTGGGCAAGCTGTACACGGCGGAATACGTGGGCGGTCAGTGGACATTCTACCAGCATCATCGGGTGGGGGCCAAGGTGGCCCGCAAGATTCTTAATCGATTGCGGTTTTCTCCCGAGGAGATTGACAAGATCTGCCACCTGGTACGCAACCACATGCGGTTCCATTTCATGCTCACGGACAAGGGCATCCGCCGGTTCACCGCCGTGGACGACTATCCGCGGTTGATTGAAATCGCCAGGGCGGACGTCAAGGCCCGTAACGGCGCGTACAAGGAGTTCAACCACAACATGAAAATGCTGGAGCGGGCGGAAATTCCGGAAGAAGCTCTGGAACCCCTGCTCAATGGCCACGAGATCATGGACTTCGCCGAGATCAAGCCGGGACCCGCCGTGGGCGTGATCCGAGAAGCCCTGCTCCAGGCCCAGATTTCCGGCGAGGTGACCTCGGTTCCGGAAGCCGTGGAGTTCGTGCGCAATTACCGGGAGAAGGAAAAGTTGCAGTGA
- a CDS encoding dihydroorotase — MPGPDLIVRNVLWQDELVSLWIGQGVIQRLAPPDEPSSEGEQLHGGGALLLPGLIDAHVHLREPGFEYKEDIASGLEAAVRGGFSAVLAMANTSPVNDSAAVTSFMRDRAAAAHPLGPRLHPVGALTKGLAGLELAPLAELAEAGCVAFSNDGMPVANPDLFRRAMEYASDLGLVVIDHCEDPVLAEGASMNEGRFSGLLGLKGQPVVAESMQVARDILLAEYLDLPIHLAHISCRQSVELIRWAKVRGVRVSAETCPHYLLWTEEMVQGYNTLAKVNPPLRTDDDVLTLRQAVREGVIDILVTDHAPHADHEKEVPMDEAPNGISGLDTALSLSWKLVREGVLSPQDLCALWSARPGALFSLPVNRFQPGDPADFILFNPDLEWTVTPETLRSKGKNTPCLGQTLPGRVVAHGIAGKILFS; from the coding sequence ATGCCCGGACCGGATCTCATCGTGCGCAATGTGCTCTGGCAGGACGAACTGGTCAGCCTGTGGATCGGACAAGGCGTGATACAACGCCTGGCGCCGCCGGACGAACCGTCCTCGGAAGGCGAACAGCTGCATGGCGGCGGAGCGCTGCTTCTGCCCGGACTGATCGACGCCCATGTCCATCTGCGCGAGCCCGGGTTCGAATACAAGGAAGACATCGCTTCCGGCCTGGAGGCCGCTGTCCGAGGCGGGTTTTCCGCCGTGTTGGCCATGGCCAACACCAGCCCGGTCAACGACTCCGCGGCGGTTACTTCATTCATGCGCGACAGGGCCGCCGCGGCCCATCCATTGGGACCACGCCTGCATCCCGTCGGAGCGTTGACCAAAGGTTTGGCCGGACTGGAACTGGCCCCGCTGGCGGAACTGGCCGAGGCCGGATGCGTGGCCTTTTCCAACGACGGCATGCCGGTGGCCAATCCGGACCTGTTTCGTCGGGCCATGGAGTACGCGTCGGATCTGGGGCTGGTGGTGATCGATCACTGCGAAGACCCGGTCCTGGCCGAAGGGGCGAGTATGAACGAAGGCCGGTTCAGCGGCCTGCTGGGCCTCAAGGGGCAACCGGTGGTGGCCGAGAGCATGCAGGTGGCCCGGGACATCCTGCTGGCCGAATACCTGGACCTGCCGATCCATCTGGCCCATATCAGTTGTCGGCAATCCGTGGAGCTGATCCGCTGGGCCAAGGTCCGCGGGGTGCGGGTCAGCGCCGAGACCTGCCCGCATTACCTTCTCTGGACCGAGGAAATGGTCCAGGGGTACAATACACTGGCCAAGGTCAATCCCCCCCTGCGCACCGACGACGACGTGCTGACCCTGCGCCAGGCCGTGAGGGAAGGGGTGATCGACATCCTGGTCACGGACCACGCGCCCCACGCGGACCACGAGAAGGAAGTCCCCATGGACGAGGCTCCCAACGGGATCAGCGGGCTGGATACGGCTCTGTCCCTGAGTTGGAAGCTGGTTCGCGAAGGCGTGTTGTCGCCGCAAGACCTTTGCGCGCTATGGTCCGCGCGACCCGGAGCGCTGTTTTCCCTGCCGGTGAACCGTTTTCAACCCGGCGATCCCGCGGACTTCATTCTCTTCAACCCGGACCTGGAATGGACGGTCACCCCGGAAACGCTGCGCTCCAAGGGCAAAAACACCCCATGCCTCGGGCAAACACTGCCGGGGCGAGTCGTGGCGCACGGGATTGCCGGCAAAATTTTGTTTTCATGA
- a CDS encoding aspartate carbamoyltransferase catalytic subunit translates to MLWPHKDLLCISQLTAAEILYVFQMARRFAEINTRPVKKVPTLKGKSVILFFVEPSTRTKTSFDIAGKRLSADTYSLAASSSSLRKGENLKDSALTLQAMHPDALVLRHHQSGAGEFLARRLSCSVINAGDGWHAHPTQALLDGFTLSEVWGDDMTGKTVLIVGDIAHSRVARSDVLLFTALGARVRICAPRTLLPAGVRQWPVEVFADLTEACKGVDAVICLRLQLERQKAGLLPDLREYARTYGLGAGHLNKANPGVLVMHPGPMNRGVEIDAALADAENSLILDQVSAGVATRMALLFLFLTRKDAPDQGDVRSDQTESRQPQSPLLQED, encoded by the coding sequence ATGCTTTGGCCCCACAAGGACCTGCTCTGCATTTCGCAATTGACCGCGGCTGAAATCCTCTACGTGTTTCAGATGGCCCGCCGTTTCGCCGAGATCAATACCCGTCCGGTGAAAAAAGTGCCGACGCTCAAGGGCAAGAGCGTCATCCTGTTTTTCGTCGAACCGAGCACGCGGACCAAAACCTCCTTCGACATCGCGGGAAAACGACTCTCCGCGGACACTTATTCCCTGGCCGCTTCGTCCAGCAGCCTGCGCAAGGGCGAGAACCTCAAGGATTCGGCCCTGACCCTCCAGGCCATGCATCCGGACGCCCTGGTCCTGCGGCACCATCAAAGCGGGGCCGGTGAATTTCTGGCCCGGCGGCTGTCCTGCTCGGTGATCAACGCCGGTGACGGCTGGCATGCCCATCCCACGCAAGCTCTGCTGGACGGGTTCACCCTGAGCGAGGTCTGGGGGGACGACATGACCGGGAAGACCGTGCTCATCGTCGGGGACATTGCTCACAGTCGCGTGGCCCGGTCCGACGTGCTGCTGTTCACGGCCCTGGGAGCCCGGGTTCGGATCTGCGCTCCACGGACCCTGTTGCCCGCCGGGGTTCGCCAGTGGCCGGTGGAGGTGTTCGCAGATCTGACCGAGGCGTGCAAGGGCGTGGACGCGGTCATCTGTCTGCGGTTGCAGCTGGAGCGCCAGAAGGCCGGGCTTTTGCCCGATTTGCGCGAGTATGCCAGGACTTACGGCCTGGGAGCAGGGCATCTGAACAAGGCCAATCCCGGAGTGCTGGTGATGCATCCCGGCCCCATGAACCGGGGAGTGGAAATCGACGCGGCCCTGGCGGACGCGGAAAACAGTTTGATTCTGGATCAGGTCTCCGCCGGCGTGGCCACCCGCATGGCCCTATTGTTTCTCTTTCTGACCCGCAAAGACGCTCCGGACCAGGGAGACGTGCGCAGCGACCAGACCGAATCCCGTCAACCTCAATCCCCGTTGCTTCAGGAGGACTAG
- a CDS encoding PEP/pyruvate-binding domain-containing protein, translating to MPSLLDQLIAKSKITMRIAPEELAFQRKYLFFKKLLGHNNKSLQLINALENLLYDSQPFTFDEVLCQCEELVGVVYELAEDLNALSGGKYSELFSAAERIGIQVLRGLTRQRKLEKTCLVLPLVRLSHENVGQVGGKAANLGEVSNRVGLPTPKGFAVSAYACHDFFRSAGLYEAIRGELKGVDIQDTTQLTKACSAVQQLIMAAPLPEDLECRIFYEAKELFQEFGPQTRLAMRSSATGEDSESSFAGQHSTILNVTQDTILGAYKEVVASMYNPRAVFYRRSVGYRDQDMVMCVLCLNMVDARVSGVMYTQDPNEPESQNLIISAAWGLGVSVVDGSMPTDLWRVNSQVNSQVNSQVNSRVNSEEGEPEYVGAHKARRIAMNPEGGIHDVPVEEHLQGQPCLSGDEVHALAEYGRMLEKHYKRPLDIEWAMDQAGKLFILQARPLNLMLPEQDPRACAKEAAAALEGHDVLLCGGTTASAGTAGGPAFVLKTEHSLTAVPEGAILVTPQTSTLYVPLMGKIRGIITDVGSVTGHMASVAREFGVPTLVGTDNATSVIPHGEEITLDASRRTVYAGRVMTLIQARPRTNLMKGSPLFRLVKDTLKKIVPLNLIDPKRDDFRPDGCLTLHDVVRFAHEKAMVEMFRIDDEIREDTHLAVKLKTSLPLNTYILDLGGGFKAPPEGGAVDRENIASRPFLALLRGMEHPGVHWVGPAGVQLSGFAALIAETILNDPDHGSPRGGPNYAIISDDYLHYNARLGYHFVTIDTYCGQQVNDNYITFSFKGGAADVSRRTKRAMLIAAILKRLGLRVEQTGDMVRGEIKKYDHPRMEEKLDFLGRLLGSVRLLDMVLSDEAQIPWYVEQFFKGNYSFEQC from the coding sequence ATGCCTTCCTTGCTTGACCAGTTGATCGCCAAAAGCAAAATCACCATGCGCATCGCACCGGAAGAATTGGCTTTTCAACGCAAATACCTGTTCTTCAAAAAGCTGCTCGGCCACAACAACAAGTCCCTGCAGTTGATCAACGCCCTGGAGAATCTGCTCTACGACTCCCAGCCCTTCACCTTCGACGAGGTCCTCTGCCAGTGCGAGGAACTGGTGGGCGTGGTCTACGAGCTGGCCGAGGATCTGAACGCACTTTCCGGCGGCAAATATTCGGAACTGTTCAGCGCGGCTGAGCGGATCGGCATCCAGGTCCTGCGGGGATTGACCAGGCAGCGCAAGCTGGAAAAAACCTGTCTCGTGCTTCCGCTGGTCAGGCTGAGCCACGAAAATGTGGGGCAGGTCGGCGGCAAGGCGGCCAACCTGGGCGAAGTGTCCAACCGTGTCGGGTTGCCCACGCCCAAGGGGTTCGCGGTCTCGGCCTATGCCTGTCACGATTTTTTCCGCTCCGCGGGGCTGTACGAGGCCATCCGCGGCGAACTGAAAGGCGTGGACATCCAGGACACCACGCAACTCACCAAAGCCTGCTCCGCGGTGCAGCAGCTGATCATGGCCGCCCCGCTGCCCGAGGACCTGGAATGTCGCATCTTCTACGAGGCCAAGGAGCTGTTTCAGGAGTTCGGACCGCAAACCCGCCTCGCCATGCGCAGCAGCGCCACGGGCGAGGACTCGGAATCCTCCTTCGCCGGTCAGCACTCCACGATCCTCAACGTCACCCAGGACACCATTCTCGGTGCCTACAAGGAAGTCGTGGCCAGCATGTACAATCCCCGCGCGGTCTTTTACCGCCGCAGCGTGGGCTACCGGGACCAGGACATGGTCATGTGCGTGCTCTGCCTGAACATGGTCGACGCCCGTGTCAGCGGGGTGATGTACACCCAGGACCCCAACGAACCGGAAAGCCAAAACCTGATCATCAGCGCGGCTTGGGGCCTGGGCGTGAGCGTGGTGGACGGCTCCATGCCCACGGATTTGTGGCGGGTGAATTCTCAGGTGAATTCTCAGGTGAACTCTCAGGTGAACTCTCGGGTGAATTCCGAGGAGGGTGAGCCGGAATACGTCGGGGCGCACAAGGCCAGGCGCATCGCCATGAACCCCGAAGGTGGAATCCATGACGTCCCGGTGGAAGAGCATCTTCAAGGCCAACCCTGCCTGAGCGGCGACGAGGTTCACGCTTTGGCCGAGTACGGGCGAATGCTGGAAAAGCACTATAAACGCCCCTTGGACATCGAATGGGCCATGGACCAGGCCGGCAAACTCTTCATTCTGCAGGCCCGGCCCCTGAACCTGATGCTGCCGGAGCAGGACCCTCGCGCCTGTGCCAAGGAGGCGGCCGCGGCCCTGGAAGGGCACGACGTCCTGCTGTGCGGCGGCACCACGGCCTCCGCCGGCACGGCTGGCGGTCCGGCCTTTGTTCTGAAGACAGAGCACAGCCTGACCGCCGTACCCGAAGGAGCGATTCTGGTCACCCCACAGACTTCAACCCTGTACGTGCCGCTGATGGGCAAAATCCGGGGAATCATCACCGACGTGGGCAGCGTCACCGGGCACATGGCCTCCGTGGCCCGGGAGTTCGGCGTTCCGACCCTGGTGGGCACGGACAACGCCACCAGCGTCATTCCCCACGGCGAGGAAATTACCTTGGACGCCTCCCGCCGGACCGTCTACGCCGGGCGGGTCATGACCCTGATCCAGGCCAGGCCGCGCACCAACCTGATGAAAGGCAGTCCGCTGTTCCGGCTGGTCAAGGACACGTTGAAAAAAATCGTCCCCTTGAATCTGATCGATCCCAAGCGCGACGACTTCCGCCCCGACGGCTGCCTGACCCTGCACGATGTGGTCCGCTTCGCCCACGAAAAGGCCATGGTGGAAATGTTCCGCATCGACGACGAGATCCGGGAAGACACCCATCTCGCGGTCAAATTGAAGACGTCCTTGCCGCTGAACACCTACATCCTCGACCTGGGCGGCGGATTCAAAGCCCCGCCCGAGGGCGGAGCCGTGGACCGGGAGAACATCGCGTCCAGGCCGTTCCTGGCCCTGCTCCGGGGCATGGAGCATCCCGGCGTGCATTGGGTGGGACCGGCGGGAGTCCAGCTCTCCGGATTCGCCGCGCTCATCGCCGAGACGATCCTGAACGACCCGGACCACGGAAGCCCGAGGGGAGGGCCGAACTACGCCATCATTTCCGACGACTACCTGCACTACAACGCCCGCCTGGGCTACCATTTCGTGACCATCGACACCTACTGCGGCCAGCAGGTCAACGACAATTACATCACCTTCTCGTTCAAGGGCGGAGCCGCGGACGTGTCGCGCCGAACCAAGCGCGCGATGCTGATCGCGGCCATCCTGAAGCGCCTGGGGCTGCGGGTCGAACAGACGGGGGACATGGTGCGCGGGGAAATCAAAAAATACGATCATCCCCGGATGGAGGAAAAACTGGATTTTCTCGGACGACTCCTGGGCTCGGTCCGTCTCCTGGACATGGTCCTCTCCGACGAGGCCCAGATTCCCTGGTACGTGGAGCAGTTCTTCAAGGGAAATTATTCCTTCGAGCAGTGTTGA
- a CDS encoding dihydroorotate dehydrogenase: MNPAVELAGLRLKNPVLTASGTFGYGVEFAPYGDLTELGGIVVKGLSWEPRAGNPMPRIAETPCGMLNAIGLQNIGAHRFVAEKLPLLPWAEVPVIANLYACDVEDFARLAEYLAGQEGVAALEVNISCPNVQAGGILFGQDPGQAARVTRAVKEKAGTKPVIVKLSPNVTDITSVAKAAADGGADILALINTLSGMAVDVRTRMPRLANVIGGLSGPAIKPVGLRCVHQVSRAVDLPIIGLGGIASAEDVLEYILVGAWAVQIGTANFLRPDTAFRIAADLPKLLDDLGVTSWEEFRGALRA; the protein is encoded by the coding sequence ATGAACCCCGCGGTGGAACTGGCCGGGCTGCGGTTGAAGAATCCGGTGCTGACCGCGTCCGGAACCTTCGGGTACGGCGTGGAGTTCGCGCCCTACGGCGACCTGACCGAACTGGGCGGGATCGTGGTCAAGGGCCTTTCCTGGGAGCCCCGTGCGGGCAATCCCATGCCCCGGATCGCTGAAACGCCCTGCGGCATGCTCAACGCCATCGGTTTGCAGAATATCGGGGCGCACCGTTTCGTGGCCGAAAAACTGCCTCTGCTGCCCTGGGCCGAAGTGCCGGTCATCGCCAATCTGTACGCCTGCGACGTCGAGGACTTCGCCCGGCTGGCGGAATACCTGGCCGGACAGGAGGGCGTCGCGGCCCTGGAGGTGAACATCTCCTGCCCCAACGTCCAGGCCGGCGGGATACTTTTCGGCCAGGACCCGGGGCAGGCGGCCAGGGTAACCCGGGCGGTCAAGGAGAAGGCCGGGACCAAGCCGGTGATCGTCAAGCTCTCGCCCAATGTCACGGACATCACGTCCGTTGCCAAGGCCGCGGCGGACGGAGGGGCGGACATCCTGGCCCTGATCAACACCCTCTCGGGCATGGCCGTGGACGTCCGCACCCGCATGCCCCGACTGGCCAACGTCATCGGCGGCCTGTCCGGACCGGCGATCAAGCCCGTGGGGCTGCGCTGCGTGCATCAGGTCAGCCGGGCCGTGGACCTGCCGATCATCGGCTTGGGGGGGATCGCCTCGGCCGAGGACGTGCTGGAGTACATCCTGGTGGGGGCGTGGGCCGTACAGATCGGCACGGCCAATTTCCTGCGTCCGGACACGGCCTTCCGCATCGCGGCCGACCTGCCGAAACTGCTGGACGACCTGGGCGTGACGTCGTGGGAGGAGTTTCGGGGTGCGTTGCGGGCGTGA
- a CDS encoding dihydroorotate dehydrogenase electron transfer subunit has product MPDDTLMAADAASSPVCREFTVLELRRTGLKADLASPSKDGPDHSHWLLDLEPPADFPGEGGWTPGQFVMLRPVSWAFEPLWARPFSICMLERGVLRIFFQVVGRGTRAMSVLRRGDRIVVWGPLGRGFVVEPETPTLLLAGGIGLAPFIGYARRHPRPDTLRLFFGHRPEVGEYPLDLLPQGMAVEASRQTCAEELACFVGDLERRIAEYAGTDGLILACGPHPFLQAVQSLAVKHRARAQLSLENRMACGVGACLGCVTETTNQALPVKVCTQGPVFWAHELRLGVDLGGNQADLGGKV; this is encoded by the coding sequence ATGCCAGACGACACACTCATGGCGGCGGACGCCGCCTCTTCCCCGGTTTGCCGCGAGTTCACGGTTTTGGAGCTGCGCCGAACCGGTTTGAAGGCCGACCTCGCATCACCTTCGAAAGATGGACCGGATCATTCGCACTGGTTGCTGGACTTGGAGCCGCCGGCGGATTTTCCCGGTGAGGGTGGATGGACGCCCGGGCAGTTCGTGATGCTGCGGCCGGTTTCCTGGGCCTTCGAGCCTTTGTGGGCCCGGCCCTTTTCCATCTGCATGCTGGAGCGGGGCGTGCTGCGCATTTTTTTCCAGGTGGTCGGCCGGGGGACCAGGGCCATGAGCGTCTTGCGCCGCGGGGACCGGATCGTGGTCTGGGGGCCGCTGGGCCGGGGATTCGTCGTGGAGCCGGAGACGCCCACATTGCTGTTGGCCGGAGGCATCGGACTGGCGCCGTTCATCGGCTACGCCCGGCGTCATCCCCGGCCGGATACGCTGCGGCTTTTTTTCGGCCATCGACCGGAGGTCGGCGAATATCCCCTGGACTTGTTGCCGCAGGGAATGGCCGTGGAGGCTTCGCGCCAGACCTGCGCCGAGGAGTTGGCCTGCTTTGTGGGCGACCTGGAGCGCCGGATCGCGGAATATGCCGGAACGGACGGGCTGATTCTGGCTTGCGGGCCGCATCCGTTTCTGCAAGCCGTCCAGTCCCTGGCCGTGAAGCACCGGGCCAGGGCCCAACTTTCTCTGGAAAACCGCATGGCCTGCGGGGTGGGGGCGTGTTTGGGGTGCGTGACCGAGACGACGAATCAGGCCTTGCCCGTGAAGGTCTGCACCCAGGGGCCGGTGTTCTGGGCCCATGAACTGCGTCTGGGCGTGGACCTGGGCGGTAACCAAGCAGACCTTGGAGGGAAGGTATGA
- a CDS encoding DUF493 family protein encodes MKDFVQFQKLLDEQCQWPSVYTFKFIVPKARAEELLAVFSSCPEVSVRESSRGSYLSVTANMVMSSSDMVIAVYEAVAGIEGIIAL; translated from the coding sequence ATGAAGGATTTCGTACAATTCCAGAAACTGTTGGACGAGCAGTGCCAATGGCCCTCGGTGTATACCTTTAAATTCATCGTCCCCAAGGCCAGGGCGGAGGAACTGCTGGCCGTTTTCAGCTCCTGCCCGGAGGTTTCGGTTCGGGAATCGAGCCGGGGCAGTTATCTGAGCGTCACGGCGAACATGGTCATGTCCTCCAGTGACATGGTGATCGCTGTATACGAGGCCGTGGCGGGGATTGAGGGGATCATCGCGCTGTAG
- a CDS encoding TRAP transporter substrate-binding protein — MKRFFFGLLIIALLLGGGLGIGGDAQAAQKMNIRLAHVVNEQDGFHIAALKFKEIVEERTGGNVTVALFPNAQLGDERTLLEGMQMGTVDMGIITNGPVANFVEEIAVFELPFLFPSPEAAYGVLDGPIGRELLDKLERVNLKGLAYAERGFRNLTNSVRPVTTPDDMAGLKIRVMENPVYIDTFTTLGANAVPMAWTEALTAMRQRTIDGQENPVNVIHSFKLNEQQTHLSMTRHTYAPAIFVMGLAKWRGLSPEVQEIFLEAAQTAAEHERRVNAEMEAGQLQELADAGMQIVMEPDTAAFQAKVEPVYTKYGERFGAYLQRILDAIQ, encoded by the coding sequence ATGAAAAGATTTTTTTTCGGACTGCTGATCATCGCCCTGTTGCTGGGCGGCGGACTCGGAATCGGCGGCGACGCCCAGGCGGCCCAGAAGATGAACATCCGTCTGGCCCACGTGGTCAACGAGCAGGACGGGTTTCACATCGCGGCCCTGAAGTTCAAGGAAATCGTGGAGGAGCGCACCGGCGGCAACGTCACCGTGGCCCTGTTCCCCAACGCCCAGCTCGGAGACGAGCGGACCCTTCTGGAAGGAATGCAGATGGGAACCGTGGACATGGGCATCATCACCAACGGTCCGGTGGCCAACTTCGTCGAGGAAATCGCGGTCTTTGAGCTGCCTTTTCTGTTTCCCTCCCCGGAAGCGGCTTACGGTGTGCTGGACGGGCCCATCGGCCGGGAACTGTTGGACAAGCTGGAACGGGTCAACCTGAAGGGTTTGGCCTATGCCGAGCGCGGTTTCCGCAACCTGACTAATTCCGTCCGCCCGGTAACCACCCCCGATGATATGGCGGGCTTGAAGATCCGGGTCATGGAGAACCCGGTCTACATCGACACCTTCACCACCCTGGGGGCCAACGCCGTGCCCATGGCCTGGACCGAAGCCCTGACCGCCATGCGTCAGCGGACCATCGACGGCCAGGAAAACCCGGTCAACGTGATCCATTCCTTCAAGCTCAACGAGCAACAGACCCACCTGTCCATGACCCGCCACACCTATGCCCCGGCAATTTTCGTCATGGGCCTGGCCAAATGGCGCGGCCTGAGTCCTGAGGTCCAGGAAATCTTCCTGGAGGCCGCCCAGACCGCCGCGGAACATGAGCGCCGGGTGAACGCGGAAATGGAAGCCGGTCAGCTCCAGGAACTGGCCGACGCGGGCATGCAGATCGTCATGGAGCCGGACACCGCCGCCTTCCAGGCCAAGGTTGAACCGGTTTACACCAAGTACGGCGAGCGGTTCGGCGCATACCTGCAGCGCATACTGGATGCCATCCAATAA